The Hymenobacter sp. DG25A nucleotide sequence GAAAAGCCGCTTCGGCGTGCGTCTCGAAGACCACGAGCCCTATCTCGAAACCGGAGCCGAGGCCGATTTGGCCCTGGCCGAGGAGCGCGACCGGCGCCTCACCACTATGGCGGAGGCACTGGAGCGCATCGGTGAGCCCTGCCGCTCGCTTTTAGAAGGCTTTTATCTGTTGGATAAGTCGATGCAGCAACTAACCGCTGAATTTGGCTACACGAATGCAGATAACGCCAAAAATCAAAAATACAAGTGCCTGGTGCGGTTAAAGAAGCTATTTTTCACTCACTATCAAGAGGAAGAACTGTACTGATACCGTTGCCGGAGCTCACCGCGGGCCTCACCCACCTGCCGCACTGCTATGAAGACGGAAGCTGACTATTACGAGCTATTTGAAGCCTACCAGCAAGGCGAACTGGACGCGCCCACCCGCGCCGAGCTGGAAAGCCGCCTGGCGGCCGACCCGGTATTTGCGCGCCGCTACGCCGATTTTGAGGAGCTGACGGGCACCATGCGGGCCTATGGCCACCGCCAGGCTACCCGCCGCAAGCTGCAGGCCGTGCAGGCAGAGCTGGATGCCGAGCAGGCCGCGGCCGCCGAAGTACGGGAAACCGGCATCCCTGCCATGCCCAAAGTGTATATCTCGCCGGTAGAGCGCAAGCTGCGTGATTTCTGGAGTGGGCACCGCGCCACTATTGCCGTGGCAGCCTCGGTGGCCGTGCTGGCGGTGTTTGCCACTTTACTCGGAATTGAATGGTGGCGGGCGGCCCAGCGGCCTTCTACCTACGGCTACACAGTGCTGCGCCGGGAAATGGACCGCATCAAGCGCAACCAGCGCGCCATTAACCGGGCTATTACGCAGATAGACGGCACCAAGTCGCCGGAGGAGCTGAACCCCGGCAAGTTTGGCGGTACGGGCTTTGCCCTCACCGCCGATGGCTACCTGGTAACCAGCTACCACGTAATTCAGGGTGCTGACTCGCTGATGATTGAGGGCCGCGACCGGCAGCGCTACCGCGCCGAGCCGGTATTCTCCGATGCAGCCCACGACCTGGCCATTCTGCGCATTAACGACAAGAAATTCAAATCCTTCGGGCGCCTGCCCTACTCCTTCAAGCGCGGCTCTGCTGACCTGGGCGAGCGGGTGTACACGCTGGGCTACCCCCGCGAGGATGTGGTGTTTGGCGAAGGCTCGCTGAGTGCCCGCTCCGGCTTTGAAGGCGACACGGGCTTCTATCAGATTTCTATTCCGGTAAACCCGGGCAACAGCGGCGGCCCGGTGCTGGATGACCGGGGCAACCTGATTGGCATCATCAGCGGCAAGCAGATGGATGTGCAGAGTGCCGCCTTTGCTACCAAGTCCTCTTATCTGATGCGGCTGGTCGACTCACTTTCGGCGGCCAGTTCCGGGCCTACCTACAACATGCCGCGCACCAACCAGCTGGCCGGCGCCTCGCGGGCACAGCAGGTGCGCAAGCTGCAGGACTACGTGTTTGTAGTGAAAGTTTACGAATAGACTCTCTCTCCCTATTTCCTAAAAAGGCCTGTTCCTCGCGGACAGGCCTTTTTTTATTCCCGGGCAGCCTTTACGCGGGGTTTTGCGTACACAGCCTCGCGGCTTTCCGCAGCATGCCTAACCCCCATATCGTCTATCTACCTCTCTTCATTCCAAACACCATGAGCACTGAGCTGGATCAAAACCTGGAAAAAATTCTGCCCGAAGACATTGCCCGCACTTTTGAGAGTGCCTACCATGTATTTACGGGCAACAATGATCATATCGAAGACCTATTGAAGCATGGTGGCGCGCTGCTGCGCAAAGCCAGCCACCGGTTCACTACTACCCAGCTAATTATCGGTATTTCGGTGCTAGCGGTGGGTGCCGTGCTGCTGACGCAGCGCGTGGCAGAAGCCATTGAAGACAGCTCCGACGACGAGCCCAAAAAGAAGGCTCCCCGCCAGATTGGCTAAATAATTTCTTCCCTTTTTCAGGGAATAAGCAGGCCCGCCTGCGCTCCTACTTTCTTAAAGGGAAGTGGTAGCGCAGGCGGGCTTTTTAGTGGGTTTTTGCCGTTTAATCGAATTATTATATCATAATTAACATTTTTTTGCATTATACCAGAAATAGCCTTTACTTTGACGCATCAAAAAAATCTGTTTTTATTCATATAAATTCTTCTTCACTATGAAATCTGCTTTCTACTCGTTGTTGGGAGGTGCCCTGATTGTCCTGCTGTCGGCAGGCGACACCCATGCCGCCACTGTTTCGGTTGCGTCGCTTTCTACTACTAGTGTAGCTGCCGGTAACAGCAGCTGGGTTTCTAAATCAGAGAAGAAGAAACGCCTGCGCTCCAATGCCAAGCGTCTGCGCAAAATGCGCCGTCAGCGTTACTAGGCTCATCATGCCGCC carries:
- a CDS encoding RNA polymerase sigma factor, which translates into the protein MGKGQPSYTDEEFVAAIRRGDDRALAHLYRLHLPMVLHFVQQNSGTEDEAKDVYQEGVMVFYEKVREGSLELSCQIKTYLYAVCRRLWLKRLAEKSRFGVRLEDHEPYLETGAEADLALAEERDRRLTTMAEALERIGEPCRSLLEGFYLLDKSMQQLTAEFGYTNADNAKNQKYKCLVRLKKLFFTHYQEEELY
- a CDS encoding trypsin-like peptidase domain-containing protein — encoded protein: MKTEADYYELFEAYQQGELDAPTRAELESRLAADPVFARRYADFEELTGTMRAYGHRQATRRKLQAVQAELDAEQAAAAEVRETGIPAMPKVYISPVERKLRDFWSGHRATIAVAASVAVLAVFATLLGIEWWRAAQRPSTYGYTVLRREMDRIKRNQRAINRAITQIDGTKSPEELNPGKFGGTGFALTADGYLVTSYHVIQGADSLMIEGRDRQRYRAEPVFSDAAHDLAILRINDKKFKSFGRLPYSFKRGSADLGERVYTLGYPREDVVFGEGSLSARSGFEGDTGFYQISIPVNPGNSGGPVLDDRGNLIGIISGKQMDVQSAAFATKSSYLMRLVDSLSAASSGPTYNMPRTNQLAGASRAQQVRKLQDYVFVVKVYE